In Natrinema amylolyticum, the following are encoded in one genomic region:
- a CDS encoding SDR family oxidoreductase, translating into MDFELDGNSALVTASSSGLGFASAQALAEEGANVAICGRDAERLEAAREDLEETATGEVLAVQTDLTDPDDVSHLVSETVDAFGGIDHLVTSSGGPPSTTFLETDEQDWYQAYDLLVMSVVWTIEETYDHLLDSEYGTITCITSRTVREVADGLLLSNSVRRGVIGLVKTVSREFAPEIRANAVLPGTIETSRIEELLEARVERGTYDDYEEGLTAMADDIPMDRIGDPRELGDVVAFLSSPHASFVTGAEIPIDGGLLRS; encoded by the coding sequence ATGGACTTCGAACTCGACGGCAACAGCGCACTGGTGACCGCCTCCTCGAGCGGCCTCGGCTTCGCGAGCGCACAGGCGCTCGCCGAGGAGGGCGCGAACGTCGCGATCTGCGGCCGCGACGCGGAGCGGCTCGAAGCGGCCCGCGAGGACCTCGAAGAGACGGCGACCGGCGAGGTGCTCGCCGTCCAAACGGATCTCACGGACCCCGACGACGTCTCACACCTCGTGAGCGAGACGGTCGACGCCTTCGGCGGGATCGATCACCTCGTCACGTCCTCGGGCGGCCCGCCGAGTACCACCTTCCTCGAGACCGACGAGCAGGACTGGTACCAGGCCTACGACCTGCTGGTGATGAGCGTCGTCTGGACGATCGAGGAGACCTACGACCACCTCCTCGACTCCGAGTACGGGACGATCACCTGCATCACCTCTCGCACGGTCCGGGAGGTGGCGGACGGCTTGCTACTCTCGAACTCGGTGCGCCGGGGCGTGATCGGCCTCGTCAAGACGGTCTCACGCGAGTTCGCGCCGGAGATCCGGGCTAACGCCGTCCTCCCGGGAACGATCGAGACGTCCCGAATCGAGGAACTACTCGAGGCCAGAGTCGAACGGGGGACCTACGACGATTACGAGGAAGGACTGACGGCGATGGCAGACGACATTCCGATGGACCGCATCGGCGATCCGCGAGAGCTCGGCGACGTCGTCGCCTTCCTCTCGAGCCCGCACGCGAGTTTCGTCACCGGAGCGGAGATCCCGATCGACGGCGGGCTGCTCCGGAGCTAA
- a CDS encoding DUF5518 domain-containing protein — protein MPPLRNTLADLTDERFRTAVLLGIASIPFTVALSWESAPTSFSVTAVVAAGLLAGLRYADRSAENGDVGLLEGYRYGKRPAVSRRAGVVVGVVGSVPAVGWATVRVLELAWTVSGWRTAATAVVLPVVVPFVAVLFALSGGVGAAVGDWLVARIDRARDEVASRANSDSEGDVSGWWRWVAAYIVFVPTVLGYAFGVEPERGAGLVLSVLALFVLVPFSVFVAVALFKDAITLGEVGRGWAPNYWAYVGVPLGAYAVAYLAATIGQSTNPSGVGVYAFLIALWLSSVVYLDHRRRYVDAS, from the coding sequence ATGCCCCCGCTTCGAAACACCCTCGCGGACCTGACCGACGAGCGGTTCCGAACGGCGGTCCTCCTCGGAATCGCGTCGATTCCGTTCACGGTCGCCCTCTCGTGGGAGTCCGCGCCGACGTCGTTTTCGGTGACGGCCGTCGTCGCCGCCGGGCTGCTCGCCGGCCTCCGCTACGCCGACCGCTCGGCCGAGAACGGGGACGTCGGCCTGCTCGAGGGGTACCGCTACGGCAAGCGACCGGCCGTGAGCCGCCGGGCCGGTGTGGTCGTCGGGGTCGTCGGGTCCGTCCCGGCGGTCGGCTGGGCGACCGTTCGCGTGCTCGAACTCGCGTGGACAGTGTCGGGGTGGCGGACCGCGGCCACCGCCGTCGTGCTGCCGGTCGTCGTCCCGTTCGTTGCCGTGCTCTTCGCGCTGTCGGGCGGGGTCGGCGCGGCCGTCGGGGACTGGCTGGTCGCCCGGATCGATCGGGCTCGAGACGAGGTGGCGTCGCGAGCGAATTCGGACTCGGAGGGCGACGTCTCCGGCTGGTGGCGGTGGGTCGCCGCGTACATCGTCTTCGTCCCGACCGTATTGGGCTACGCCTTCGGCGTCGAGCCCGAGCGCGGTGCCGGACTCGTCCTCTCGGTGCTGGCGCTATTCGTGCTGGTACCGTTCTCCGTCTTCGTCGCCGTCGCGCTCTTCAAGGACGCGATCACCCTCGGCGAAGTGGGACGAGGCTGGGCGCCCAACTACTGGGCGTACGTCGGCGTGCCGCTCGGCGCCTACGCGGTCGCGTATCTGGCGGCGACGATCGGCCAGTCGACGAACCCGTCCGGAGTCGGCGTCTACGCGTTCCTGATCGCGCTCTGGCTCTCGTCGGTCGTCTATCTCGATCACCGGCGGCGGTACGTCGACGCGTCGTAG
- the ubaA gene encoding SAMP-activating enzyme E1, translating into MSDLRLNATQLDRYSRHVIMDEIGPEGQQRLLEGSVLVVGAGGLGSPAIQYLAAAGVGRLGIVDDDVVERSNLQRQIVHGDADVGRPKVDSAADYVAALNPDIDVETHETRVTADTVDDLVTEYDVVLDASDNFATRYLLNDHCVLTETPLFHGAIYRFEGQITSFTNERGEDSDRSPPCYRCVFPEAPEPGTVPDCATTGVLGVLPGTVGCIQATEVVKYLLGKGELLEGRLLMYDAMDMSFEEVPVQPNPACPVCGDDPEIESVSDVAYEGTCEISAD; encoded by the coding sequence ATGAGCGACCTGCGCCTGAACGCGACCCAACTCGATCGGTACTCGAGGCACGTCATCATGGACGAGATCGGCCCCGAGGGCCAGCAACGGTTGCTCGAGGGCTCGGTCCTGGTCGTCGGCGCGGGCGGTCTGGGATCGCCGGCGATCCAGTATCTCGCCGCGGCCGGGGTGGGCCGATTGGGAATCGTCGACGACGACGTGGTCGAGCGGTCGAACCTGCAACGCCAGATCGTCCACGGCGACGCCGACGTGGGGCGACCGAAGGTCGACAGCGCGGCCGATTACGTCGCGGCACTAAATCCCGACATCGACGTCGAGACCCACGAGACCCGCGTCACGGCCGACACCGTCGACGACCTCGTCACCGAATACGACGTCGTTCTCGACGCCAGCGACAACTTCGCCACCCGCTACCTGCTCAACGACCACTGCGTCCTCACCGAGACGCCGCTGTTCCACGGTGCGATCTACCGCTTCGAAGGACAGATCACGTCCTTCACCAATGAGCGCGGGGAGGACAGCGACCGCTCACCGCCCTGCTACCGCTGTGTCTTCCCGGAAGCGCCCGAGCCGGGCACCGTCCCCGACTGCGCCACGACCGGCGTCCTCGGCGTCCTCCCCGGCACCGTCGGCTGCATCCAGGCCACCGAGGTCGTCAAGTACCTCCTCGGGAAGGGCGAGCTGCTCGAGGGGCGGCTCCTCATGTACGACGCGATGGACATGAGCTTCGAGGAAGTCCCCGTCCAGCCGAACCCGGCGTGTCCGGTCTGTGGCGACGATCCCGAGATCGAGTCCGTCTCGGACGTGGCCTACGAGGGGACCTGCGAGATCTCGGCCGACTGA
- a CDS encoding HVO_0416 family zinc finger protein: MATSPNDAGDDVIDQFLADRGHSVERVGWEQEYNKKQCPDCGGLHDTSASSCTVCGWEPAP; this comes from the coding sequence ATGGCAACCTCACCCAATGATGCCGGTGACGACGTCATCGATCAATTCCTGGCCGATCGCGGTCACTCGGTCGAACGAGTAGGGTGGGAGCAGGAGTATAATAAGAAGCAATGTCCCGACTGTGGCGGTCTCCACGACACGTCGGCCAGCTCCTGTACCGTCTGCGGGTGGGAACCAGCGCCCTGA
- a CDS encoding DUF7563 family protein — MPECQNCGAFVTDAYARVFTPRDVDEPRVCPDCQDKIRDGADVRDARSPRDP, encoded by the coding sequence ATGCCGGAATGCCAGAACTGCGGCGCGTTCGTCACGGACGCGTACGCCCGGGTATTTACCCCCCGCGATGTCGACGAACCGCGCGTCTGTCCGGACTGTCAGGACAAGATTCGCGACGGTGCTGACGTCAGAGACGCCCGCTCTCCACGCGATCCCTGA
- a CDS encoding UvrD-helicase domain-containing protein — translation MTTTDTTVTRLFGGPGSGKTTALLDRVEEILEQDGVTFRDILVVSYTRAAAQEVRERLAERLDESPRALQGNVCTMHAKAYELLDLSRSDVIGESDKEEFCDEYGIEYEDEYSGAGRRTARSTTIGNKVIATSQWLQRTSREVTDWYDVPFQWDEEEVRLPPEIDPNAQEGNKYTPTWPSDDDRIDVPEAIRAWRSYKGEHGKIGFADMLERVEQRSLLPSVDYLVIDEFQDITTLQYDVYEEWKPHMEQVLIAGDDDQVVYSWQGADPALLLEEEVDEDVILPNSYRLPSNVLNAVNKEIRHIDQRQDKDLKPRTEGGAVEAQTNGSMLDVVRMVRRTLVGGDGTVMVLFRARYQMFQFIDEFITEGVPFTSLTDQRMWTDRLTQYVRAVEAIDAGDDVTGLQARRLADMLQESAFGTEDRDDLFDEIDDRQEETGIEDLEDLMIPAEVVEDHAPFMPGPESAADMLRKVTNFQKKSVRSYFAIGEYQGMDTDRVRVGTIHSAKGREADHVLVGTDLTEKVVEQMVATVDDPEDIPGCEEFTKTTSPVPVLTDNERRVFYVGMSRARERLVLLENLVDGAPTLPIDVLLKNRLTDSTLEELIEQAQEPVPDADADEVEPEAEAP, via the coding sequence ATGACTACGACGGACACGACGGTTACCCGCCTATTTGGTGGTCCGGGAAGCGGGAAGACGACCGCCCTTCTCGACCGCGTCGAGGAAATCCTCGAGCAGGACGGCGTCACCTTTCGCGACATTCTCGTCGTCTCGTACACGCGAGCGGCGGCCCAGGAGGTTCGGGAACGCCTCGCCGAACGACTCGACGAGAGCCCGCGTGCGCTGCAGGGCAACGTCTGTACGATGCACGCCAAGGCCTACGAGCTGCTCGATCTCTCTCGAAGCGACGTCATCGGCGAATCCGACAAAGAGGAGTTCTGCGACGAGTACGGCATCGAGTACGAGGACGAGTATTCGGGTGCCGGCCGCCGGACCGCCCGGTCGACGACCATCGGCAACAAGGTCATCGCGACCAGCCAGTGGCTTCAGCGGACCAGCCGTGAGGTAACCGACTGGTACGACGTCCCCTTCCAGTGGGACGAAGAGGAAGTCCGTCTCCCGCCCGAAATCGACCCCAACGCCCAGGAGGGCAACAAGTACACGCCGACCTGGCCCAGCGACGACGACCGGATCGATGTCCCCGAAGCGATCCGCGCGTGGCGCTCCTACAAGGGCGAACACGGCAAGATCGGCTTCGCCGACATGCTCGAGCGAGTCGAGCAGCGCTCGCTGCTGCCGAGCGTCGACTATCTGGTGATCGACGAGTTTCAGGACATCACCACGCTGCAGTACGACGTTTACGAGGAGTGGAAGCCCCACATGGAGCAGGTCCTGATCGCCGGCGACGACGACCAGGTCGTCTACTCCTGGCAGGGTGCCGATCCCGCACTCCTGCTCGAGGAGGAGGTCGACGAGGACGTCATTCTCCCGAACTCCTATCGGCTGCCGTCGAACGTGCTCAACGCGGTCAACAAGGAGATCCGCCACATCGATCAGCGCCAGGACAAGGACCTCAAGCCGCGCACGGAGGGCGGTGCCGTCGAGGCCCAGACGAACGGATCGATGCTCGACGTGGTCCGGATGGTTCGCCGCACGCTCGTCGGAGGCGACGGCACCGTGATGGTGCTGTTCCGAGCACGGTACCAGATGTTCCAGTTCATCGATGAGTTCATCACCGAGGGCGTTCCGTTCACGTCGCTGACCGACCAGCGGATGTGGACCGACCGGCTCACGCAGTACGTCCGCGCCGTCGAGGCCATCGACGCCGGCGATGACGTCACCGGCCTGCAGGCCCGGCGACTCGCCGACATGCTTCAGGAGTCGGCCTTCGGCACCGAGGACCGCGACGATCTCTTCGACGAGATCGACGACCGACAGGAGGAAACCGGCATCGAGGACTTAGAAGACCTCATGATCCCCGCCGAGGTCGTCGAGGATCACGCCCCGTTCATGCCCGGCCCCGAGTCGGCCGCCGACATGCTCCGGAAGGTCACTAACTTCCAGAAGAAGAGCGTCCGCTCCTACTTTGCGATCGGCGAGTATCAGGGGATGGACACCGACCGCGTCCGCGTCGGCACGATCCACTCCGCGAAGGGCCGCGAGGCCGACCACGTCCTCGTCGGCACGGATCTCACCGAAAAGGTCGTCGAGCAGATGGTCGCTACCGTCGACGACCCCGAGGACATTCCCGGCTGCGAGGAGTTCACCAAGACCACCTCGCCGGTCCCGGTGCTGACTGACAACGAACGCCGCGTCTTCTACGTCGGAATGTCTCGGGCCCGCGAACGACTCGTTCTCCTCGAGAACCTCGTCGACGGCGCGCCGACGCTGCCGATCGACGTCCTGCTCAAGAATCGGCTCACCGATTCGACCCTCGAGGAACTGATCGAGCAGGCCCAGGAACCCGTCCCCGACGCGGACGCGGACGAGGTCGAACCCGAAGCCGAAGCGCCGTGA
- a CDS encoding M24 family metallopeptidase, which produces MTGGNGGVTDGDRVDDNASFHRERRDHAAGVVSAVLDERGATAFVHVGADRDPGIRYGRPTDSSGLTAIAYDGAESEWLVRSAGDDASGHPAERLASALVDRGLEGTVLTPPRVPHDAALYLEGAGFELASTDALERARATKTDGERERIAAAQRAASAGIRQAASILAGATVVDGRLAVGGGDGTESEPLTPARLRTAIDEAIVGAGAFPAGNTAVDPDSSRDSETDAPLRPGEPIVLEAVPRGPAGYYGGLVRTLVVDSDGGRERRVHVAVTQSFRSARSMLTAGTESVTAVEADLEAEVRSFGFAEGDAIETEVSGVGLEPRERPIDGGDDVGPGAVVRLDVAGQVEADTRIRIADVLAINDAGERPDRLAAPSQSLEPTALLD; this is translated from the coding sequence GTGACCGGTGGGAACGGCGGTGTTACGGACGGGGACCGAGTCGATGACAACGCTTCGTTTCACCGCGAGCGACGCGACCACGCGGCCGGCGTCGTGTCGGCCGTCCTCGACGAACGCGGTGCGACCGCGTTCGTCCACGTCGGGGCCGATCGCGATCCGGGGATCCGGTACGGTCGCCCGACGGACTCGTCCGGCCTCACTGCGATCGCGTACGACGGCGCCGAAAGCGAGTGGCTCGTCCGATCGGCGGGCGACGACGCGAGCGGCCACCCCGCCGAGCGCCTCGCGTCGGCTCTCGTCGACCGCGGGCTCGAGGGCACAGTTTTGACCCCGCCGCGAGTCCCACACGACGCCGCGCTCTACCTCGAGGGGGCGGGCTTCGAACTGGCGTCGACGGACGCCCTCGAGCGGGCGCGAGCGACGAAGACGGACGGCGAACGGGAGCGGATCGCGGCCGCCCAGCGAGCAGCGAGCGCCGGGATTCGGCAAGCGGCGTCGATCCTCGCCGGCGCGACGGTCGTCGACGGGCGGCTCGCGGTCGGCGGCGGAGACGGGACCGAGAGCGAGCCGCTGACGCCCGCTCGACTCCGGACCGCGATCGACGAGGCGATCGTCGGCGCGGGCGCGTTTCCGGCCGGCAACACCGCCGTCGATCCCGACTCGAGCCGGGACTCCGAGACGGACGCCCCGCTCCGGCCGGGCGAACCGATCGTTCTCGAGGCCGTCCCCCGCGGGCCGGCCGGCTACTACGGCGGCCTCGTTCGGACGCTCGTCGTCGACAGCGACGGCGGCCGGGAGCGGCGAGTCCACGTCGCCGTCACGCAGTCGTTCCGATCCGCGCGATCGATGCTGACCGCCGGGACGGAATCGGTGACCGCCGTCGAAGCCGACCTCGAGGCGGAGGTCCGCTCGTTCGGCTTCGCCGAGGGCGACGCGATCGAAACCGAGGTATCAGGTGTCGGACTCGAGCCCCGCGAGCGACCGATCGACGGCGGCGACGACGTCGGTCCCGGAGCCGTGGTGCGACTCGACGTGGCCGGCCAGGTCGAGGCGGACACCCGGATCCGGATCGCCGACGTGCTGGCGATAAACGACGCGGGCGAGCGCCCCGACCGGCTCGCTGCGCCGTCGCAATCGCTCGAGCCGACCGCGCTGCTCGACTGA
- a CDS encoding DUF7533 family protein produces MAGIIDTIKLAGTLVFALPAAIAGIGLLTEGQTAFGGALIGLAIGLVAVQHWLTMPTDIPEMLAKRVVGTVAKEPESESDDDR; encoded by the coding sequence ATGGCCGGCATCATCGATACGATCAAACTCGCGGGCACGCTCGTCTTCGCACTTCCCGCCGCAATCGCCGGAATCGGACTCCTCACGGAGGGACAGACCGCGTTCGGTGGGGCGCTCATCGGGCTCGCGATCGGGCTCGTGGCCGTCCAGCACTGGCTGACGATGCCCACCGATATTCCCGAAATGCTAGCGAAACGGGTCGTCGGAACGGTCGCGAAAGAGCCGGAGTCCGAGTCGGACGACGATCGATAG
- a CDS encoding riboflavin synthase, which produces MFTGIVEETGEIVARERTDDGLRLRIGADEVATGLEHGQSISVSGACLTVEQFAADEWFEVFLATETVERTYLGDLAEGDAVNLERAMPADGRFDGHVVQGHVDAVATVSNVESVEEDWFFEFELPEGYDRYVVEKGSITLDGISLTVAELDAERGRVTVAIIPTTYELTTLADKEPGDPIHLEVDVLAKYVERLLEARFD; this is translated from the coding sequence ATGTTCACGGGGATCGTCGAGGAGACCGGCGAGATCGTCGCTCGAGAGCGAACCGACGACGGCCTCCGACTGCGGATCGGGGCCGACGAGGTCGCGACGGGGCTCGAACACGGCCAGAGCATCAGCGTCAGCGGCGCGTGTCTCACGGTCGAGCAGTTCGCTGCTGACGAGTGGTTCGAGGTCTTCCTGGCGACGGAGACCGTCGAGCGGACGTATCTGGGCGACCTCGCCGAGGGCGACGCGGTCAATCTCGAGCGGGCGATGCCGGCGGACGGCCGGTTCGATGGCCACGTGGTGCAGGGCCACGTCGACGCGGTCGCGACCGTTTCGAACGTAGAGTCGGTCGAGGAAGACTGGTTCTTCGAGTTCGAACTCCCCGAGGGGTACGATCGCTACGTCGTCGAGAAGGGGTCGATCACGCTCGACGGGATCAGCCTGACCGTCGCGGAGCTGGACGCGGAACGCGGCCGGGTGACCGTTGCGATCATCCCGACGACATACGAACTGACGACGCTCGCCGACAAGGAGCCCGGCGATCCGATCCACCTCGAGGTCGACGTGCTCGCGAAGTACGTCGAACGGCTGCTCGAGGCGCGGTTCGACTGA
- a CDS encoding NAD-dependent epimerase/dehydratase family protein: protein MTESRTPEFDHDVETAVVTGATGDVGSWVVDRLADRGVSVVGLDLERPDGVRANAEFRAVDLTEQGPTWETIAEVDPDAVVHLAAMSDPNSNPGTRLFENNVTSAYNVLVAAGRAETDVVWTSSQAAYGALFSESEWTPDFLPIDETHDRRPEDPYGLSKLCGEESARAIARRYGISVTTIRPATVFSPDGTRARPSEDGSDLADEASGGNFGAYVDVRDIARLIEAALASDHDGHEAVLAVADENYLGRPTRELVEAVCGDLPADCDLEGKESALSNAKAAALLDWTPAHSWHDGDGGDASGPTWL, encoded by the coding sequence ATGACCGAATCACGGACGCCGGAGTTCGACCACGACGTAGAGACTGCCGTCGTCACGGGCGCGACCGGCGACGTGGGATCGTGGGTCGTCGACCGACTGGCGGACCGGGGCGTCAGCGTCGTCGGCCTCGATCTCGAGCGGCCCGACGGCGTGCGGGCGAACGCCGAGTTTCGAGCCGTCGACCTGACCGAACAGGGGCCGACCTGGGAGACCATCGCCGAGGTCGACCCCGACGCTGTCGTCCACCTGGCGGCGATGTCGGATCCCAACTCCAACCCCGGAACGCGACTCTTCGAGAACAACGTCACGAGCGCGTACAACGTGCTGGTCGCGGCCGGCCGGGCCGAAACGGACGTCGTCTGGACCTCCTCGCAGGCGGCCTACGGCGCGCTGTTTTCGGAGAGCGAGTGGACGCCCGACTTCCTCCCGATCGACGAGACCCACGACCGCCGGCCCGAGGATCCCTACGGACTGTCGAAGCTCTGCGGGGAAGAGAGCGCTCGAGCGATCGCGCGCCGGTACGGCATCTCCGTCACCACGATCCGGCCGGCGACCGTCTTCTCGCCGGACGGCACCCGGGCGCGGCCGTCGGAGGACGGCTCGGATCTCGCGGACGAGGCGTCGGGCGGGAACTTCGGCGCCTATGTCGACGTCCGCGACATCGCGCGCCTGATCGAGGCGGCGCTCGCGAGCGACCACGACGGCCACGAGGCGGTGCTGGCGGTCGCCGACGAGAACTACCTCGGCCGGCCCACGAGAGAGTTGGTCGAAGCGGTTTGCGGCGACCTGCCGGCCGACTGCGATCTCGAGGGGAAGGAGTCCGCGCTCTCGAACGCGAAGGCCGCCGCCCTCCTCGACTGGACGCCCGCTCACTCGTGGCACGACGGCGACGGGGGAGACGCGTCCGGCCCGACGTGGCTGTGA